From Sceloporus undulatus isolate JIND9_A2432 ecotype Alabama chromosome 6, SceUnd_v1.1, whole genome shotgun sequence, one genomic window encodes:
- the ACE gene encoding angiotensin-converting enzyme isoform X1: MPLALLALALAVGLSSALDASLLPPSPPATEEGALLFAQDYNSTGEGVFFQSVSASWDYNTNLTDYNSQMQVASSLKEQEFIEAWGKKAKESYGNIWQNFSDPQLKKIISSIQTLGPSNLPMEKRQRYNTILSEMDNIYSTAKVCLPNQNSNCWALEPDITDIMANSRSYRKLLYAWEGWHNSAGNPLRPKYEEFVSLSNEAYTMDGFKDTGAYWRSWYDSPTFEDDLEELYHQLEPLYLNLHAFVRRKLYDWYGPKYVNLKGPIPAHLFGNMWAQQWNNIYDMMVPFPNKPNLDVTSTMQQQNWTVTHMFRVSEEFFTSLGMLGMPPEFWEKSMLEKPTDGREVVCHASAWDFFNRKDFRIKQCTTITMEQLFTVHHEMGHVEYYLQYKDQPVTFRSGANPGFHEAIGDVMSLSVSTPAHLKKIGLLNEITEDAESDINYLLKMALEKIAFLPFGYLIDQWRWNVFNGRTPPSRYNYDWWYLRTKYQGICPPVARNETNFDPGAKYHIPGNTPYIRYFVSFILQFQFHKALCQAANHTGPLHTCDIYQSTEAGKKLSEALRTGSSQPWQDILQQLTGTNKMDATPLLEYFSPVTLWLQEQNRQTNETLGWPDFEWRPPIPEGYPEGLDKVTDEAAAEKFIEEYNSTAEVVWNAYTEASWAYNVNITEHNKKIMLEKNLEMSNHTLHYGLQARTFDSTDFKDSSIKRILKKLSDIERAALPEQELKEYNHLLSEMETIYSVAKVCTKEKVCKSLDPELTNIMAQSRDYDELLHAWKDWRDVSGKKIRTHFKRYVELSNKAARLNGHTDNGAFWRSLYETPTFETDLESIWQELQPLYYNLHAYVRRALYKKYGADHINLKGPIPAHLLGNMWAQSWANIFDLVMPFPNAIKVDATPAMKSQGWTPKRMFEESDNFFKSLGLIPMPPEFWKESMLEKPKDGREVVCHASAWDFYNRQDFRIKQCTVVNMDDLITAHHEMGHVQYFLQYKDQPISFRDGANPGFHEAVGDVMALSVSTPKHLFSIKLLNQVEDNSESDINYLMSIALDKIAFLPFGYLMDQWRWKVFDGRITEDEYNQQWWNLRMKYQGVCPPVPRSEDDFDPGAKFHIPANVPYVRYFVSFVIQFQFHQALCHAAGHTGPLHKCDIYNSEAAGTILGNALKLGYSKPWPEVMQLITGQPNMSAKALLTYFQPLTDWLISENLRNEDILGWPQYTWLPYTGQVQPNSKVSFLGMTMTSSQATTGQWILLILGLIFLIAAIVLGTHYYQTRRGAPKSSMEMELK, from the exons TATAACACTATCTTGAGTGAGATGGACAACATCTACTCCACTGCCAAGGTGTGTCTACCAAACCAGAACTCCAACTGTTGGGCTCTAGAGCCAG ATATAACAGACATCATGGCAAACTCCCGCAGTTACAGAAAACTACTCTATGCTTGGGAAGGATGGCACAATTCGGCAGGCAATCCTCTAAGGCCCAAGTATGAGGAATTTGTTTCATTAAGCAATGAGGCGTATACAATGGATG GTTTCAAGGATACTGGTGCTTACTGGCGCTCATGGTATGACTCACCAACATTTGAAGATGATCTGGAAGAACTCTATCATCAGCTGGAGCCACTCTACCTAAACCTGCATGCTTTTGTTAGGAGGAAACTGTATGACTGGTATGGTCCCAAATATGTCAACCTGAAAGGACCCATTCCAGCACATTTATTCG GTAACATGTGGGCCCAGCAATGGAACAACATTTATGATATGATGGTCCCTTTCCCAAATAAACCTAATCTGGATGTCACCAGCACCATGCAGCAACAA AATTGGACCGTAACGCACATGTTCCGGGTGTCGGAGGAGTTCTTCACCTCGCTTGGCATGCTTGGAATGCCACCTGAATTCTGGGAGAAATCCATGCTGGAGAAGCCAACAGATGGGCGGGAGGTGGTGTGCCATGCATCGGCATGGGACTTCTTCAATCGCAAAGACTTCAG GATAAAACAGTGCACAACCATCACCATGGAGCAGCTCTTCACAGTACACCATGAAATGGGGCATGTTGAATACTATCTTCAGTATAAGGACCAACCTGTCACATTCCGGAGTGGGGCCAACCCTGGCTTTCATGAAGCCATTGGGGATGTTATGAGCTTATCCGTCTCTACCCCTGCCCACCTCAAGAAAATTGGTTTGCTCAATGAAATCACCGAAGATGCAG AGAGTGACATCAATTACCTGCTCAAAATGGCTCTGGAAAAAattgcatttcttccttttggTTACCTGATAGACCAGTGGCGATGGAACGTTTTCAATGGGCGCACCCCTCCCAGCCGCTACAATTATGATTGGTGGTACCTGAG AACAAAGTACCAGGGGATTTGCCCTCCTGTTGCAAGAAATGAAACAAACTTTGACCCTGGTGCTAAATATCACATCCCTGGCAACACACCTTATATCAG GTACTTCGTTAGTTTCATCCTGCAGTTCCAGTTTCACAAGGCTCTTTGCCAAGCTGCCAACCACACTGGGCCTCTTCATACCTGTGACATCTACCAATCCACAGAAGCTGGAAAGAAGCTCAG TGAGGCATTGAGGACTGGATCTTCCCAGCCCTGGCAGGATATTCTTCAACAACTCACTGGCACAAACAAGATGGATGCTACACCACTACTGGAATATTTCAGCCCTGTTACTTTATGGCTGCAAGAACAGAACAGGCAAACTAATGAAACACTGGGCTGGCCAGACTTTGAGTGGCGTCCTCCTATCCCAGAGGGCTACCCAGAAGGCCTTG ATAAAGTAACTGATGAAGCAGCGGCTGAAAAATTCATAGAAGAATACAACAGCACAGCTGAAGTGGTATGGAATGCTTACACCGAGGCTTCTTGGGCATACAATGTCAACATCACAGAACACAACAAAAAGATCATG TTAGAAAAGAATCTAGAAATGTCAAACCACACCTTGCACTATGGTCTCCAGGCTCGGACATTTGATTCCACTGATTTCAAGGACTCCAGCATAAAGCGTATTCTGAAGAAACTAAGTGATATCGAGCGGGCAGCCCTACCTGAACAGGAACTGAAGGAG TATAATCATCTCCTCTCAGAAATGGAGACAATTTACAGCGTGGCCAAAGTTTGCACAAAAGAGAAAGTTTGCAAATCACTTGATCCTG AGCTTACGAATATCATGGCCCAATCTAGGGACTATGATGAACTCCTCCATGCGTGGAAAGACTGGCGGGATGTGTCAGGCAAGAAAATCCGGACCCACTTCAAGAGATATGTAGAGCTGAGCAATAAAGCTGCCAGACTAAATG GCCACACAGACAATGGTGCTTTCTGGAGATCATTATATGAAACACCAACTTTTGAAACAGATCTGGAGAGCATCTGGCAAGAGCTTCAGCCACTGTACTACAATCTACATGCCTATGTACGTCGGGCTCTCTACAAGAAATATGGTGCAGACCACATCAATCTCAAGGGCCCTATCCCTGCTCATTTGCTAG GAAACATGTGGGCACAGTCATGGGCAAACATTTTTGACCTTGTGATGCCCTTCCCAAATGCTATCAAAGTGGATGCCACACCAGCCATGAAAAGCCAG GGCTGGACACCAAAGAGGATGTTTGAAGAGTCAGATAATTTCTTTAAGTCACTGGGCCTCATCCCTATGCCTCCTGAGTTCTGGAAAGAATCCATGCTAGAAAAGCCAAAGGATGGGAGGGAAGTGGTATGCCATGCATCAGCCTGGGACTTCTACAACCGCCAAGATTTCAG AATTAAGCAATGCACTGTTGTGAATATGGATGACTTAATAACAGCTCACCATGAAATGGGCCATGTCCAGTATTTTCTGCAGTACAAGGACCAGCCCATCTCATTTCGTGATGGTGCCAATCCAGGATTCCATGAAGCCGTTGGAGATGTCATGGCACTATCAGTGTCCACACCAAAGCACTTATTCAGCATCAAGCTGTTAAATCAGGTGGAAGACAATTCTG AGAGTGATATCAACTACCTGATGAGCATTGCATTGGATAAGATTGCTTTCCTGCCCTTTGGCTATCTGATGGACCAGTGGAGATGGAAAGTTTTCGATGGGCGTATTACTGAGGATGAGTACAATCAACAGTGGTGGAATCTCAG AATGAAATACCAAGGTGTGTGTCCACCTGTGCCAAGATCAGAAGATGATTTTGACCCAGGGGCAAAATTCCATATACCTGCCAATGTCCCCTATGTCAG ATACTTCGTTAGTTTTGTAATCCAGTTCCAATTCCACCAAGCTCTTTGTCATGCTGCTGGCCACACAGGACCCTTGCACAAGTGTGACATCTACAACTCCGAGGCAGCTGGAACAATCCTGGG GAATGCCTTGAAGCTGGGCTACAGCAAGCCATGGCCTGAAGTCATGCAACTTATCACAGGGCAACCCAACATGTCTGCTAAGGCTTTGCTGACTTATTTTCAACCGCTGACAGACTGGCTCATCAGTGAGAACTTGAGAAATGAGGACATTCTGGGCTGGCCTCAATACACCTGGCTACCCTATACGG GCCAAGTGCAACCAAACAGCAAAGTCAGTTTCCTTGGAATGACGATGACCAGCAGTCAAGCTACAACAGGCCAGTGGATTTTGCTTATTCTTGGACTCATCTTTCTCATTGCAGCAATAGTCTTGGGGACCCATTATTACCAGACCAGAAGAGGAGCCCCCAAATCTAGCATGGAAATGGAGTTGAAATAA
- the ACE gene encoding angiotensin-converting enzyme isoform X2: MSKGRCSTITYLPLLCWLLLTFLFKGTGTPETGAGSDKVTDEAAAEKFIEEYNSTAEVVWNAYTEASWAYNVNITEHNKKIMLEKNLEMSNHTLHYGLQARTFDSTDFKDSSIKRILKKLSDIERAALPEQELKEYNHLLSEMETIYSVAKVCTKEKVCKSLDPELTNIMAQSRDYDELLHAWKDWRDVSGKKIRTHFKRYVELSNKAARLNGHTDNGAFWRSLYETPTFETDLESIWQELQPLYYNLHAYVRRALYKKYGADHINLKGPIPAHLLGNMWAQSWANIFDLVMPFPNAIKVDATPAMKSQGWTPKRMFEESDNFFKSLGLIPMPPEFWKESMLEKPKDGREVVCHASAWDFYNRQDFRIKQCTVVNMDDLITAHHEMGHVQYFLQYKDQPISFRDGANPGFHEAVGDVMALSVSTPKHLFSIKLLNQVEDNSESDINYLMSIALDKIAFLPFGYLMDQWRWKVFDGRITEDEYNQQWWNLRMKYQGVCPPVPRSEDDFDPGAKFHIPANVPYVRYFVSFVIQFQFHQALCHAAGHTGPLHKCDIYNSEAAGTILGNALKLGYSKPWPEVMQLITGQPNMSAKALLTYFQPLTDWLISENLRNEDILGWPQYTWLPYTGQVQPNSKVSFLGMTMTSSQATTGQWILLILGLIFLIAAIVLGTHYYQTRRGAPKSSMEMELK; the protein is encoded by the exons ATGAGCAAAGGCAGATGCTCAACCATTACCTATTTACCACTCCTTTGCTGGCTGCTCCTTACATTTCTCTTTAAGGGGACAGGGACGCCAGAAACTGGAGCTggctcag ATAAAGTAACTGATGAAGCAGCGGCTGAAAAATTCATAGAAGAATACAACAGCACAGCTGAAGTGGTATGGAATGCTTACACCGAGGCTTCTTGGGCATACAATGTCAACATCACAGAACACAACAAAAAGATCATG TTAGAAAAGAATCTAGAAATGTCAAACCACACCTTGCACTATGGTCTCCAGGCTCGGACATTTGATTCCACTGATTTCAAGGACTCCAGCATAAAGCGTATTCTGAAGAAACTAAGTGATATCGAGCGGGCAGCCCTACCTGAACAGGAACTGAAGGAG TATAATCATCTCCTCTCAGAAATGGAGACAATTTACAGCGTGGCCAAAGTTTGCACAAAAGAGAAAGTTTGCAAATCACTTGATCCTG AGCTTACGAATATCATGGCCCAATCTAGGGACTATGATGAACTCCTCCATGCGTGGAAAGACTGGCGGGATGTGTCAGGCAAGAAAATCCGGACCCACTTCAAGAGATATGTAGAGCTGAGCAATAAAGCTGCCAGACTAAATG GCCACACAGACAATGGTGCTTTCTGGAGATCATTATATGAAACACCAACTTTTGAAACAGATCTGGAGAGCATCTGGCAAGAGCTTCAGCCACTGTACTACAATCTACATGCCTATGTACGTCGGGCTCTCTACAAGAAATATGGTGCAGACCACATCAATCTCAAGGGCCCTATCCCTGCTCATTTGCTAG GAAACATGTGGGCACAGTCATGGGCAAACATTTTTGACCTTGTGATGCCCTTCCCAAATGCTATCAAAGTGGATGCCACACCAGCCATGAAAAGCCAG GGCTGGACACCAAAGAGGATGTTTGAAGAGTCAGATAATTTCTTTAAGTCACTGGGCCTCATCCCTATGCCTCCTGAGTTCTGGAAAGAATCCATGCTAGAAAAGCCAAAGGATGGGAGGGAAGTGGTATGCCATGCATCAGCCTGGGACTTCTACAACCGCCAAGATTTCAG AATTAAGCAATGCACTGTTGTGAATATGGATGACTTAATAACAGCTCACCATGAAATGGGCCATGTCCAGTATTTTCTGCAGTACAAGGACCAGCCCATCTCATTTCGTGATGGTGCCAATCCAGGATTCCATGAAGCCGTTGGAGATGTCATGGCACTATCAGTGTCCACACCAAAGCACTTATTCAGCATCAAGCTGTTAAATCAGGTGGAAGACAATTCTG AGAGTGATATCAACTACCTGATGAGCATTGCATTGGATAAGATTGCTTTCCTGCCCTTTGGCTATCTGATGGACCAGTGGAGATGGAAAGTTTTCGATGGGCGTATTACTGAGGATGAGTACAATCAACAGTGGTGGAATCTCAG AATGAAATACCAAGGTGTGTGTCCACCTGTGCCAAGATCAGAAGATGATTTTGACCCAGGGGCAAAATTCCATATACCTGCCAATGTCCCCTATGTCAG ATACTTCGTTAGTTTTGTAATCCAGTTCCAATTCCACCAAGCTCTTTGTCATGCTGCTGGCCACACAGGACCCTTGCACAAGTGTGACATCTACAACTCCGAGGCAGCTGGAACAATCCTGGG GAATGCCTTGAAGCTGGGCTACAGCAAGCCATGGCCTGAAGTCATGCAACTTATCACAGGGCAACCCAACATGTCTGCTAAGGCTTTGCTGACTTATTTTCAACCGCTGACAGACTGGCTCATCAGTGAGAACTTGAGAAATGAGGACATTCTGGGCTGGCCTCAATACACCTGGCTACCCTATACGG GCCAAGTGCAACCAAACAGCAAAGTCAGTTTCCTTGGAATGACGATGACCAGCAGTCAAGCTACAACAGGCCAGTGGATTTTGCTTATTCTTGGACTCATCTTTCTCATTGCAGCAATAGTCTTGGGGACCCATTATTACCAGACCAGAAGAGGAGCCCCCAAATCTAGCATGGAAATGGAGTTGAAATAA
- the ACE gene encoding angiotensin-converting enzyme isoform X3: MECLHRGFLGIQCQHHRTQQKDHEKNLEMSNHTLHYGLQARTFDSTDFKDSSIKRILKKLSDIERAALPEQELKEYNHLLSEMETIYSVAKVCTKEKVCKSLDPELTNIMAQSRDYDELLHAWKDWRDVSGKKIRTHFKRYVELSNKAARLNGHTDNGAFWRSLYETPTFETDLESIWQELQPLYYNLHAYVRRALYKKYGADHINLKGPIPAHLLGNMWAQSWANIFDLVMPFPNAIKVDATPAMKSQGWTPKRMFEESDNFFKSLGLIPMPPEFWKESMLEKPKDGREVVCHASAWDFYNRQDFRIKQCTVVNMDDLITAHHEMGHVQYFLQYKDQPISFRDGANPGFHEAVGDVMALSVSTPKHLFSIKLLNQVEDNSESDINYLMSIALDKIAFLPFGYLMDQWRWKVFDGRITEDEYNQQWWNLRMKYQGVCPPVPRSEDDFDPGAKFHIPANVPYVRYFVSFVIQFQFHQALCHAAGHTGPLHKCDIYNSEAAGTILGNALKLGYSKPWPEVMQLITGQPNMSAKALLTYFQPLTDWLISENLRNEDILGWPQYTWLPYTGQVQPNSKVSFLGMTMTSSQATTGQWILLILGLIFLIAAIVLGTHYYQTRRGAPKSSMEMELK, encoded by the exons ATGGAATGCTTACACCGAGGCTTCTTGGGCATACAATGTCAACATCACAGAACACAACAAAAAGATCATG AAAAGAATCTAGAAATGTCAAACCACACCTTGCACTATGGTCTCCAGGCTCGGACATTTGATTCCACTGATTTCAAGGACTCCAGCATAAAGCGTATTCTGAAGAAACTAAGTGATATCGAGCGGGCAGCCCTACCTGAACAGGAACTGAAGGAG TATAATCATCTCCTCTCAGAAATGGAGACAATTTACAGCGTGGCCAAAGTTTGCACAAAAGAGAAAGTTTGCAAATCACTTGATCCTG AGCTTACGAATATCATGGCCCAATCTAGGGACTATGATGAACTCCTCCATGCGTGGAAAGACTGGCGGGATGTGTCAGGCAAGAAAATCCGGACCCACTTCAAGAGATATGTAGAGCTGAGCAATAAAGCTGCCAGACTAAATG GCCACACAGACAATGGTGCTTTCTGGAGATCATTATATGAAACACCAACTTTTGAAACAGATCTGGAGAGCATCTGGCAAGAGCTTCAGCCACTGTACTACAATCTACATGCCTATGTACGTCGGGCTCTCTACAAGAAATATGGTGCAGACCACATCAATCTCAAGGGCCCTATCCCTGCTCATTTGCTAG GAAACATGTGGGCACAGTCATGGGCAAACATTTTTGACCTTGTGATGCCCTTCCCAAATGCTATCAAAGTGGATGCCACACCAGCCATGAAAAGCCAG GGCTGGACACCAAAGAGGATGTTTGAAGAGTCAGATAATTTCTTTAAGTCACTGGGCCTCATCCCTATGCCTCCTGAGTTCTGGAAAGAATCCATGCTAGAAAAGCCAAAGGATGGGAGGGAAGTGGTATGCCATGCATCAGCCTGGGACTTCTACAACCGCCAAGATTTCAG AATTAAGCAATGCACTGTTGTGAATATGGATGACTTAATAACAGCTCACCATGAAATGGGCCATGTCCAGTATTTTCTGCAGTACAAGGACCAGCCCATCTCATTTCGTGATGGTGCCAATCCAGGATTCCATGAAGCCGTTGGAGATGTCATGGCACTATCAGTGTCCACACCAAAGCACTTATTCAGCATCAAGCTGTTAAATCAGGTGGAAGACAATTCTG AGAGTGATATCAACTACCTGATGAGCATTGCATTGGATAAGATTGCTTTCCTGCCCTTTGGCTATCTGATGGACCAGTGGAGATGGAAAGTTTTCGATGGGCGTATTACTGAGGATGAGTACAATCAACAGTGGTGGAATCTCAG AATGAAATACCAAGGTGTGTGTCCACCTGTGCCAAGATCAGAAGATGATTTTGACCCAGGGGCAAAATTCCATATACCTGCCAATGTCCCCTATGTCAG ATACTTCGTTAGTTTTGTAATCCAGTTCCAATTCCACCAAGCTCTTTGTCATGCTGCTGGCCACACAGGACCCTTGCACAAGTGTGACATCTACAACTCCGAGGCAGCTGGAACAATCCTGGG GAATGCCTTGAAGCTGGGCTACAGCAAGCCATGGCCTGAAGTCATGCAACTTATCACAGGGCAACCCAACATGTCTGCTAAGGCTTTGCTGACTTATTTTCAACCGCTGACAGACTGGCTCATCAGTGAGAACTTGAGAAATGAGGACATTCTGGGCTGGCCTCAATACACCTGGCTACCCTATACGG GCCAAGTGCAACCAAACAGCAAAGTCAGTTTCCTTGGAATGACGATGACCAGCAGTCAAGCTACAACAGGCCAGTGGATTTTGCTTATTCTTGGACTCATCTTTCTCATTGCAGCAATAGTCTTGGGGACCCATTATTACCAGACCAGAAGAGGAGCCCCCAAATCTAGCATGGAAATGGAGTTGAAATAA